The following DNA comes from Corallococcus exiguus.
GCGGATGATTCCGTCCTTGTGCTCCGGCGAGCACGGCACGGTCGGGTCGAAGGCCGGCGCGCAGAACTCGTTCCCGGTTCCGCCTCCGCCAAACGACAGACCGATGCGCGTGTCCCCCGCGGGCTGGTCCTTCACGCACAGGACGCGGTTGCGCTCGAAGAGGCCGCGGTTGCCGCCGCTCTTCATGAAGGCGCCGTAGGAGATGCCGCCCTGCTTGGAGAAGTCATGCAGTTCGTTGTCGCGGACCACCCAGTCGTCGCCCGTGTCGATGTTGAGCTTGGTGACGGGCGTGCCCGTCGCGCGCGCGTGCGTGTCGTAGATTTCGTTGTTCTCGATGAGGCCCCGGTGCGGGATCTCCCACACGCCGCCGGCGTTCTTCGACGCGTTCACCTTGAGCTGCGCGTTGAAGTCGCGCACGCGGCTGTTGCGCAGGACGAAGTTCTCCGCGTGGCCGGTGACGTGGAAGGCGTGCTCACAGGTCTGGTCGTTGGCGCAGATGCCCTCCACCGTGAGCCCGTCGAAGGTCCAGTACCGGCCGGACACCTTGAAGCCCTCCTGCGCGTTGAAGCGCACGACGGCCGCGTGGCGGTTCTTCGCGCGCACGATGATGGGCGCTGCCTGGGTGCCCTCCGCGGCGCAGTTGAGGTTCGCGTTGACGGTGTACGTGCCGTCCTCCAGGACGAGCTCATCGCCGGCCTTCGCGGACGAAAGCGCGGTCTGGAGCTCGGCCACGGTGGTGATGCTCTTCACGGCTGCGCTGCCCGTCAGCGGCAGCAGGAGCAGGGTGAGGGAAAGGGTTCTCAAGGGGGACTCCCGGTACAAGGTCAAGAGGGACCCGGACGTTACCGGATCCCCACCGGAGCAGGCAGCCGTGCGTGCGCAGGCATTCCGGCCGCTAGAGAACCCGACTCCGCGTGAACATTTGTTGTTCCATGGCTCGCCAATCCAGAGGCTCGCGACGGGGACGCTCCATGCTCACGGTGTCAGTGCTCGCGGGGGTGCTGCTCACGGCTCCCGGCGCGTTCGCGCTGCCTTCCCAGGGACAGTCGCTGCCCGAGTTCTCCGCGCGCGACCTGACGAACGGGAAGCATGCGAGCGAGGAGTTGAAGGGGCGCCCCACGCTGCTGGTCGTCATCACCGAGAAGGACGCGGGCGCCCAGATGCGCGGATGGTTCGACGCGGCGGACCAGCACGTCTCGGACTCGGTGCACCGCCAGTCGCTCATCGCCCTCAAGCTGCCGTTCTTCGTCAGCGAGGGCACCGCGCGCGGCAAGGCGAAGGGCCAGGTGCCTCAGGCCTACTGGCAGGACACCTGGCTGGACAAGAACGGTGACATGGCCAAGGCCCTGGGCCTCTCCCCCAGCGAAACCCCCTATGTCCTGGCGCTGGACGCGGAAGGACGGGTGCTGGCCAGCGTCCACGCCACCGTGGACTCGCAGGAAGCGCGGACCATCTGGTCCGCGCTCCGGTAGTGACGCGAGGAGGCTAGTAGCGCCCGCCGCTGTCGAGGATGGCCTGCAGCTGCTGCTTGTCGTTGGAGAAGGGGAACGCCTGGTACAGCTGGTAGCCGTTCTGCGGATCCAGCAGCGTGGGCCGCATCAGGCGCACCACCTCCAGCTTGTCGTTGGAGAAGTTGAACTGCCCCAGCACGGACAGGATGTGCGTCACGAGGAAGTTCTCGTTCGGGGCCACCTGCGACAGGATGCGCAGCTTCTCGCGCGGGAAGGACTCGCGCACCATCGCCGCGGTGATGTTGCGGAACTGCACGTCCGAGATGGGCCGGACGACCGGCGGCGGCGGGGGCGGCAGCGGCGCCGGGTGGTTGACCACCACCGGCGCGGCGTCGTCCACGTACTCACTCAGCTTGTCCAGCTCCTCCATGGCGTTGCGGATGCTCTCGCGGCCCTTGGCGTCCTTCGTGCGGGACATCGCGTCGCGCAGCGCGTTCTCCAGCCGGTCGATGCGGCGCGCCACCTGCTCACGGTCGATGACGACCTGGTTGCGCGAGGGCACCGGCATCGGCATCGGCTGGGGCATCGGTCCCGGGCGCGGCGTGGACTGGCCCGGGGGCGGCGGGCGGCGGAACTCGGCGCCGCCAGAGATGGTGACTGATTCCGCCGTTTTGGGCGCCGTCTGGGCCAGGGCCGCGGCGGAGGAGAGCAGGACGACGGCGAGGGTCAGGGCCTTCATGGTGTGCATCCTTGGGGGTGTTCGTGCTTCGTCCCATCTGACGGGCAAGAGGGCCGCTCATTCAAGCCCCCTCCCATCTTCCCCAGGAAGGCCCTGCCGTCAGGGCGGCTCAGCCTCGCTTGGAGACGACCTGGCCGTCGGCGCCAATCTCGTAGACGAGCGGCACGCCGGTGGCGAGCTCCAGGCCCACCACCGTCTCGCCGGACAGCTTGTCCAGGCGCATCACCAGGGAGCGGTTGGAGTTGCCGTGCGCCACGACGAGCACGTTCTTGCCCTGGCGCAGGTCGCCCGCGATGGCGCGGTCGAAGAAGGGCAGCACGCGCTTGGCGGTCATCTCCAGGGACTCGCCGTTGGGGGGCGGCACGTCAAAGGAGCGGCGCCAGACGTGGACCTGCTTCTCGCCGAACTCCTTGGCGGCGTCCGCCTTGTTGAGGCCCTGCAGGTCGCCGTAGTGGCGCTCGTTGAGGGCCGCGTCGCGGATGACGGGCGGGGTCTGCTTCAGCGCCTCCAGCAGGATGGCCAGCGTCTGCTGCGCCCGGCTGAGGGCGGAGGTGTAGGCCACGTCGAACTTCACGTCCTGGAGGGCGTCGGCGGCCTTGCGGGCTTCGGCGCGGCCCTGCTCGGTGAGGGGCACGTCCACGAAGCCGGTGAAGCGGTTCTCAAGGTTCCAGAGGGACTGACCGTGACGGACGAGGGCGAGGATGGGCATGGCCTCCCTGCTAGCTCAACCGGGGGCGGGGGGAAAAGAGGCAAGCCCCGTCCACCCGCCCGGCCCTTCGTCTTGCGGCCACGCTCCGGGGCGCGTCAGCCGGTGGCCGGGGTCTCCTGCTGCAGGCGCTCGCAGACGGCCGCCACGGCGCTCAGCGTGTTGAACAGGTCCACCATGCCCACCTGGAGGCCCAGGTCGTCCTCGATGCGGTTGGCCAGCATCGTGGCCAGCAGCGAGTTGCCCCCCACCTCCAGGAAGTGGTCCTCCGGCCGCACGGCGTCCACCCCCAGCAGCTCCTGCCAGTACCCGGCCAGCCGCGCCTCCATGGGCGAGGGGACTGCGCTCTGTGTGCTCATGGTGGGCTGCTCCGGATTCTGGATTTGCTGCAAATTGAGGAAAATAGAACTACCGCGTCAAGGCTGACCGCGCCAGGGCGAGCAGGCGGGCTTCGGCGTCCCCCGGTTTCTGGGCTTCCCTGGCAGGCTCGGGAGCCATGGACCACGCGAACGAGGCCTCAACGGATGCCGGGGACGAGGACGCGCCCATGGCGGTGGCGGTGGTGGGGCTGGCGCTGCGCTTTCCGGGGGCGGAGGACGCGCGCCAGTACTGGCGCAACCTGGTGGGCGGGGTGGACTCCATCACCCGGCTGGACGCGGCGGGCCGCGAGCGGCTGGGGCTGCCGCAGGGCGACGAGTGGATCACCGCGGCGGGAGTGCTGGAGGAGGCGGAGGGCTTCGACGCGGCGTTCTTCGGGTACCCGGCGCGCGAGGCGGAGCAGATGGATCCTCAGCACCGGGCGCTCCTGGAGTGCGCGTGGGCGGCGATGGAGTCCGCGGGGTATGCGCCCCGGGGCCAGCCGATGCGGGCGGCGGTGTACGCGGGGGCGGGCTTCACGACGTACGGGGGGCGGGACGTGGCCGCGGGGTTGGCGGGGGCGCTGGGGCTCTCCGGGGACTTCCTCGCCACGCGGGTGTCGTACGAGCTGGACCTGACGGGCCCGGCGATGACGGTGCAGACGGCGTGTTCCACGTCGTTGGTGGCGCTGCATCTGGCCTGTCAGTCGCTGCTCGCGGGCGAGTGCGACCTGGCGCTCGCGGGAGGCGTGTCCATTCGCACGCCGCAGCTGGGGGCGCATCGCAACCAGGAGGGCGGCATCCTGGCGCCGGATGGGCGCTGCCGGCCGTTCGACGTGAACGCGGCGGGCACGGCTGTGGGCAATGGCGTGGGGATGCTGGTGCTCAAGCGGCTGGCGGACGCGGTGGCGGACCGGGACAGCATCCGCGCCATCGTGCTGGGCACGGCGTTGAACAACGACGGGGGCGCGAAGACGGGGTTCGCGGCGCCTTCGGTGCAGGGACAGGTGGCGGTCATCCGCGAGGCGCTGTCGGTGGCGGGGGTGGCGCCTTCGGACGTGTCCTATGTGGAAGCGCACGGGACGGCGACGGCGTTGGGGGATCCGATTGAGGTCGCGGCGCTCAAGCAGGTGTTCCAGGGGGCTCCTCCGGGCGCGTGTGGTCTGGGCGCGGTGAAGAGCAACTTCGGGCACCTGGACGCGGCGGCGGGCGTGGCGGGGGTGATCAAGACGGTGCTGTCGATGGAGCACCGCACGCTGCCTCCGACGCTGCACTTCACGAAGCCGCATCCGATGTTGGAGCTGGAGGGCAGTCCCTTCCAGGTGGTGGGGAGCACGCGTGCTTGGGAGGGCCCGTTGCCGCTGCGCGCGGGGGTGACGGCGCTGGGGATTGGAGGCACGAACGCGCACGTGGTGTTGCAGGAGGCGCCGGCTCTTCCGGAGTCGGATGCGCCCCGGCGCGGTGAAGAGGTGCTGCTCTTGTCCGCGAAGACGGAGGGCGCGCTGGAGCGGATGACCGCGGCGCTCGCGGAGCGCTTGCGTGAGCATGCGGCTCCCGTTGCGGCGGCCTCGCGCGCGGAAGCGACTTCGCATGCGGAAGGGGTCGCGGTGAAACGGCAGGCGGGAGTGGACAACGGCGCCGCATCACCCGCGCGGTCCGCGCCCCCTGCTTCGGGCGCCTGGCTCGCGGACGTCGCTCATACGTTGCAGGTGGGGCGTGCGCGCTTCCCGTGGCGCCGCTTCGTCGTGGTCCGTCCGGGCGAGGACGCGGCGGCGCTGCTGGAGGGGCGGTCCTCTGCCGGTGAGGACGCGCCTCCTCGGAGCCGCACCGTGTTCGACGAGGGCGAGTCTCGCGGCGTGGCCTTCCTGTTCCCGGGCGGCGGTGCGCAGCGGGTGAACATGGGCGAGGCGTTCCTTCGCGAGCCGGCGTTCCGCGCGGCCATCGACACGTGCGCGGAGTTGCTTCGCGGTCCCATGGGCGCGGACCTCCGCGACATCCTCTTCGCTGGACCCGAACGCTTCGACGAAGCGGCCCGTGAGCTGGACCGGCCGCTGTGGTCCCAGCCCGCGCTGTTCGTCTGCGACTGGGCGCTCGCTCAGCTGTGGCTGTCGTGGGGCGTGAAGCCGGACGCGTTGCTGGGGCACTCGCTCGGCGAATACGTGGCCGCGTGCCTCGCGGGTGTGTTCACGCTGGAGGAAGCGCTGGGCCTCGTCGTCGCTCGCGGGCGCTTGATGGAGGCGATGCCACCGGGCGGGATGCTGTCCGTGCTCGCGTCCGTGGAGCAGGTCTCGGAGCTCGTGGGGCCGGCCGTGTCGGTAGCGGCCATCAACGGACAGGAGACCTGTGTCCTCTCTGGACCGCTGCCGGAGTTGGAGGCGGCGGAGCAGGCGCTGACGGCGCGGGGCATCGAGCACAAGCGGGTGCGCTACGCGCGCGCCGCGCACTCCTCCATGATGGAGCCGTACCTGGAAGGCTTCGCTCGGGAAGTGGCCCGCGTGAAGCTCCGCGCGCCCTCGCTGCCCGTCGTGTCCAGCCTCACCGGCCGGTGGCTCCAGGAGCGCGAGGCGACGTCGCCGGATTACTGGGTCCGGCACCTGCGGCACACGGTCCGCTTCTCCGATGCGCTGGGCTGCCTGCTGGAGTCCGGGGACCGCGCACTGATTGAAGTGGGCCCGGGCACGACGCTCACCGCGCTCACGAGGCAACATCCGGCGCGCAAGACGCAGCCCGTGTTGGCCACCCTGCCGACGAAGGGCGACGCGCCTGGGAGCGCCCTGGCGGCCCTGGGCGAAGCGTGGGCCGCGGGCGTGGACGTGGACTGGGAACGCATCCGGGACGGCGAGCGGCGCCGTCGCGTGGACCTTCCGACCTACAGCTTCGACCGCGAGCACTACAGCCTGGATGACGCCACGCCGATCCCCGTCGCACGCGACGCCATGGCTGCCAAGGCGAAGGCGACCGGGCCCTTGAAGCCGAAGGCTCAGGCTCCCCGTCGCGGTGAGCGCGTGGCGCCCCGTGACGCCACGGAGCAGTCCCTGGTCGAGTGCTTCCAGACGCTGTTCCGCCTGGACGACGTGGGCATCCACGACGACTTCTTCGCGCTGGGCGGCGACTCGCTGGTCGCACTCCGGCTGCTCGCGATGATCTCCGAACGCTTCGGCAAGCGGCTCGCGCTGAAGGAGATGCTGACCGCGCCCACGGTGGAGTTGTTGGCGCGGAAGCTGGGCGGACGCGAGGAGGGCCGGTCCCTGCCACCCGGGGTCGCGTCGCTCCAGCAGGGCACACGCGGTCCGCCGCTCTTCTTCGT
Coding sequences within:
- a CDS encoding chondroitinase-B domain-containing protein, yielding MRTLSLTLLLLPLTGSAAVKSITTVAELQTALSSAKAGDELVLEDGTYTVNANLNCAAEGTQAAPIIVRAKNRHAAVVRFNAQEGFKVSGRYWTFDGLTVEGICANDQTCEHAFHVTGHAENFVLRNSRVRDFNAQLKVNASKNAGGVWEIPHRGLIENNEIYDTHARATGTPVTKLNIDTGDDWVVRDNELHDFSKQGGISYGAFMKSGGNRGLFERNRVLCVKDQPAGDTRIGLSFGGGGTGNEFCAPAFDPTVPCSPEHKDGIIRNNIVANCSDVAVYLNKAANTRVLFNTFIGTTGVDYRYAPSTGEAIGNVMSGLIRNRDGSSVTTSSNRMSVTTGDWAGWYVAPLKGDLTLKGDVSVLVGAAPRNTLVPEDFCARPRPATTTLGALEHSLGNCPANTGGGTDAGTGGTTDAGTGVDAGTGTDAGTGTTDAGVVPDAGPGPDQEPQDGDDGGCNASPGLLPALLGLLVPLALRRRARR
- a CDS encoding DUF4476 domain-containing protein, encoding MKALTLAVVLLSSAAALAQTAPKTAESVTISGGAEFRRPPPPGQSTPRPGPMPQPMPMPVPSRNQVVIDREQVARRIDRLENALRDAMSRTKDAKGRESIRNAMEELDKLSEYVDDAAPVVVNHPAPLPPPPPPVVRPISDVQFRNITAAMVRESFPREKLRILSQVAPNENFLVTHILSVLGQFNFSNDKLEVVRLMRPTLLDPQNGYQLYQAFPFSNDKQQLQAILDSGGRY
- a CDS encoding 2,3-bisphosphoglycerate-dependent phosphoglycerate mutase, which encodes MPILALVRHGQSLWNLENRFTGFVDVPLTEQGRAEARKAADALQDVKFDVAYTSALSRAQQTLAILLEALKQTPPVIRDAALNERHYGDLQGLNKADAAKEFGEKQVHVWRRSFDVPPPNGESLEMTAKRVLPFFDRAIAGDLRQGKNVLVVAHGNSNRSLVMRLDKLSGETVVGLELATGVPLVYEIGADGQVVSKRG
- a CDS encoding phosphopantetheine-binding protein is translated as MSTQSAVPSPMEARLAGYWQELLGVDAVRPEDHFLEVGGNSLLATMLANRIEDDLGLQVGMVDLFNTLSAVAAVCERLQQETPATG
- a CDS encoding type I polyketide synthase, encoding MDHANEASTDAGDEDAPMAVAVVGLALRFPGAEDARQYWRNLVGGVDSITRLDAAGRERLGLPQGDEWITAAGVLEEAEGFDAAFFGYPAREAEQMDPQHRALLECAWAAMESAGYAPRGQPMRAAVYAGAGFTTYGGRDVAAGLAGALGLSGDFLATRVSYELDLTGPAMTVQTACSTSLVALHLACQSLLAGECDLALAGGVSIRTPQLGAHRNQEGGILAPDGRCRPFDVNAAGTAVGNGVGMLVLKRLADAVADRDSIRAIVLGTALNNDGGAKTGFAAPSVQGQVAVIREALSVAGVAPSDVSYVEAHGTATALGDPIEVAALKQVFQGAPPGACGLGAVKSNFGHLDAAAGVAGVIKTVLSMEHRTLPPTLHFTKPHPMLELEGSPFQVVGSTRAWEGPLPLRAGVTALGIGGTNAHVVLQEAPALPESDAPRRGEEVLLLSAKTEGALERMTAALAERLREHAAPVAAASRAEATSHAEGVAVKRQAGVDNGAASPARSAPPASGAWLADVAHTLQVGRARFPWRRFVVVRPGEDAAALLEGRSSAGEDAPPRSRTVFDEGESRGVAFLFPGGGAQRVNMGEAFLREPAFRAAIDTCAELLRGPMGADLRDILFAGPERFDEAARELDRPLWSQPALFVCDWALAQLWLSWGVKPDALLGHSLGEYVAACLAGVFTLEEALGLVVARGRLMEAMPPGGMLSVLASVEQVSELVGPAVSVAAINGQETCVLSGPLPELEAAEQALTARGIEHKRVRYARAAHSSMMEPYLEGFAREVARVKLRAPSLPVVSSLTGRWLQEREATSPDYWVRHLRHTVRFSDALGCLLESGDRALIEVGPGTTLTALTRQHPARKTQPVLATLPTKGDAPGSALAALGEAWAAGVDVDWERIRDGERRRRVDLPTYSFDREHYSLDDATPIPVARDAMAAKAKATGPLKPKAQAPRRGERVAPRDATEQSLVECFQTLFRLDDVGIHDDFFALGGDSLVALRLLAMISERFGKRLALKEMLTAPTVELLARKLGGREEGRSLPPGVASLQQGTRGPPLFFVHAAGGQAVFYRELARAIDAGRTAYAFESRGLEPDGPLHTSVDEMATAYLEGLRALQPVGPYLLVGASFGGAVVYEMARRLAAEGHAVPLCAMLDTPGPGDIARAQVGGVGFAQEQVFADPEEQRRYVRVWEANMTALRDYAMPRFEGGTLQFFRAATVIEHMPKHVELEWLDSGAVLRVETVPGDHQSMLTGGNAEGLGAKLAALLP